The Puniceicoccales bacterium genome contains a region encoding:
- the rpmI gene encoding 50S ribosomal protein L35 → MQKTNKSIVKRFKVTGTGKILRRTSGHRHFLRNKTVKQKRVARHDHLVSPGFAKRICKAIAAGL, encoded by the coding sequence ATGCAGAAGACTAACAAATCCATAGTGAAGAGGTTTAAAGTGACCGGAACTGGTAAGATATTACGCAGGACTTCTGGGCACAGGCATTTCCTAAGAAATAAGACTGTCAAGCAGAAGAGAGTTGCTAGACATGATCATCTGGTTTCACCTGGATTTGCGAAGCGGATATGTAAAGCCATAGCCGCTGGACTTTAA